A stretch of Nonomuraea africana DNA encodes these proteins:
- a CDS encoding carbohydrate kinase family protein — protein sequence MIVSCGEALIDLVPRQDGAYLPRPGGSPANVAVGLGRLGAEAALLARLAGDGFGRLLRAHLTRSHVDLGLAVPAEEPTTLAVVTLDAAGGAEYAFYVEGSADGAWRPDRLPPALPERARCLHVSGSFALAVPGMGDTLELLLQRERPRRALTFDPNLRPRLARDPARLRERLERWIALADLIKVSSDDVAWLARGEPVEAIAARWRSRGPSVVVVTRGADGVHAAGPAGTVDLPAERVRVVDTVGAGDAFMSGLLAALDRDGSLTRQRLATLSADTLTGALAYAQRVAAITCTRVGADPPWRSELDPLTAEQGATGRRSRP from the coding sequence ATGATCGTGTCCTGCGGGGAGGCACTGATCGACCTGGTGCCCCGGCAGGACGGCGCCTACCTGCCGCGGCCGGGAGGCAGCCCGGCCAACGTCGCCGTCGGTCTCGGCCGCCTCGGTGCCGAGGCCGCCCTGCTGGCCCGGCTCGCCGGCGACGGGTTCGGCAGGCTGCTGCGCGCGCACCTGACGCGGTCGCACGTCGACCTCGGCCTTGCCGTACCCGCTGAGGAGCCCACCACGCTGGCCGTCGTCACCCTCGACGCCGCGGGCGGCGCCGAGTACGCCTTCTACGTCGAGGGCAGCGCCGACGGCGCCTGGCGGCCCGACCGGCTGCCGCCCGCGCTGCCCGAACGGGCCCGCTGCCTGCACGTCAGCGGGTCGTTCGCGCTCGCCGTACCCGGCATGGGCGACACGCTGGAGCTGCTGCTCCAGCGGGAACGACCCCGGCGCGCCCTCACCTTCGACCCCAACCTGAGACCGCGGCTGGCCCGCGACCCGGCCCGCCTGCGCGAGCGGCTGGAGCGCTGGATCGCCCTGGCGGACCTGATCAAGGTCAGCTCCGACGACGTCGCATGGCTCGCTCGCGGCGAGCCGGTCGAGGCCATCGCGGCCCGCTGGCGCAGCCGCGGGCCGAGCGTCGTCGTGGTGACGCGCGGGGCGGACGGCGTGCACGCGGCCGGGCCGGCGGGCACCGTCGACCTGCCGGCGGAACGGGTACGGGTCGTCGACACGGTCGGCGCGGGGGACGCGTTCATGTCCGGCCTGCTGGCCGCCCTCGACCGGGACGGGAGCCTGACCCGGCAGCGGCTGGCCACCCTCTCCGCCGACACGCTGACCGGCGCGCTGGCCTATGCCCAGCGCGTCGCGGCCATCACCTGCACCCGCGTGGGCGCGGACCCGCCCTGGCGCTCGGAGCTGGACCCCCTGACCGCCGAACAGGGCGCTACAGGCCGCCGCAGCCGTCCGTGA